The genomic region TGAGCCCtaagttttaaaattttgtaaagaTTGCAAGGCAAAAGCACACATGAAACAATATATTATTGGAGCTTTTTCTTTTCACAATATTGCTAATCACTATTTCTTTTTGGACACCAGCAATCACTATTCACTAGTAATTGGGAAAGTTTTTGTCCAAAATCAACATCCTTTTACATggtatatattttttgtaacaactGATGCAATCCTTTTCCTTTTATAACATGGACATAAAAAACAAACAAGGCCCACAAACCTGGAAAAAAAACTTTGATTAGTGATTAACCCTGCCAAAGAAGTGATCTATCTGCAGACATCCCTGGGGTCGCAAACTACTTGTTTTAGGTCCAACCTTTAACCTTTTTGATTCCTTGTCATTTTCCTTGTCATCCTGCAAAAAACAATCAGGTTACTTTAGCAATTGTCAGCATGCCATTTATTTACTGTTAGTCTGTTATATATATTCAAACAAGGTACTTGAAAGCAGTATTACTGGATATTGTTATTATAACCAATTCATTAAGAAACCAGCAATTATGATGCActaaaagagaacagaaaagtaTGTTTGGATATATATAAATCTTCAATTCCAACACAATAACAAAAGATTAAATAGTGGTtattaaaactaagaaaaagaatCAAGAAAGTGGACATGTGGACATGATTGACAACATTCCAGaaaaaattatcaacaaaaaataaataactaaccaTGAAGGTTTGGCCTGCTGTCCTTAGAACTTTAACTCTGCCACCTCTACCATCAGCCCCAACAGCTATCAATCCTCCATTTACTGAATGCGATTCGCCATTTTTTCTACGCTTGCACCATTTACCCAAGTACCTATGTGATCCATCAGGACCAAGCAATCCGCCAGAAAAACAAATGTCCCCTGCAGTTTAAGAGAGAAGGAAATTCCAACTCTCAAGTTGTATTTGAATATTTTGCACAATCTATGTATGAAGATAATATCTATATAAAGAAAAACACACTAAAATCACAACTAGCAGCATACCTGGATTTGCAATTATTGGTGGTGACTCCTTTATAATATTAACCTTGGGTTGAACTTGTTTATCAAGTAATGTTATATCATCATCCAAATCAATGACATCATTTTTCGCCATTTCAACATCAATGTCAATTCTTGAAGAATCAGCCAAGTTACATGTTCCTTGAGCTGttgtttctttcttcctttcggATGCTGCATCTGACTTGGCTACAGTAGGCTTGCTAAGAGCAGCACCACTGTATCGATCATTGCAGTCACGTCTTGACCCTCCAGACAAAGGTTCAGTAAATTCTGAAGCATCAGCATCAAGAGATATAAAATCCCTCTCTTTTTGAAGAGCAGGGGTAGATTTATTTTCATTACTAACATTTACAGCTTTACTTTCGGTAGCAATGCAGTTGACTATCCTTGAAAATTGTAGAGATTTACTGTTGCTCACACTCAAGTCCATTTCAGATTTGGGTGAAGTTTGTTTCGTTTGTTCATTTAATGGAGTATTGCTGGTCGTGGGTACATCATTCTTAGAACTGAGGTTGTTTTCAAGATTATTTGAACACTTATTCATCTTTGAAGCTTTCAAAGACTTCAGATAATGGTTCTCTCTTACTTCTGCAGCTGTCTCTAGTTCTTGTACCCTAGCCTGATAAGTAACtcagaaaattaataattaattgacCTGCAAACCAAGCTATTAATAAGATGATCAACTAGCACCCAAATCATGTGCTTACCTTCAATTTAAGAATCTTCTCCTTAGCCTTCTCAAGCTTTTTAATGTACCGAGCCTCACCCTTTTCTAGATGATTGCACTTGGCCACTAATTCATTGCGTTTAGCTATTAGATCTTTGTAATCCCTAACAAAATAGATGCAATGAGAACTTACAGTCATTCTATGCAAATAGAACTAGGCAAAACGTTAAGAACCTAACACTAACTTCATGGCTTCATGCCTACAAGCTAAGCACCAACAAATGTTGTATTTGCACAGAACAAAAGCTGTATTTAATACTTTTCAAAACCATACTGTCCATACAGATATTGTTAGAAAGTTTCACTACTTTACATCCATTTTCAATCTTGCTTTCTGTGAAAATCAAAATACCAATATTTGAAGAACAAACCTGTTACGCCGAACCATAGATCTGCTCAATGTGTCTATCGTATCTTTATCATTAAACCCGTTACCCAAAGTTGCATACTTCAAAACTTCCTCTTCATTAAGGTCAATATCAGAGACTCTGCAATGCAATGTAGGCCACCATATTCTCAATCAGTGAGTTTGCAGATATATAATACAGTATACACAATTGGAACGTAGTTCCACTTACAATTTAAATGCTGCAATTTCCTTAGCCAAAGTGATATTTCTTTTTTGTAATGAATAGCACTCAAAAGTTGACTTCTCAAGCTCCTGAGTCGACATGAAATTCATAGGATTTCAATGAGGCTTTAGAAAGTGGATAGTTAGTTTACTAAAATAAAATCAATAGTGCATATAGTAGTTTACCTCTGACTTCATACGAAGCTCAGTTTGCATGGATGCTTTTTGACTCAAGGCCTCATTTTTTAATGCTATTTCAATCTTTGCTTTCTCCTTGCAAGCACCAAGCTGAAAGTAAAGTCATGTATAATGATCACTAATCTCCCATTTGTGCATCTATGAATTCAACTAATATTTAACAATCTTCTTGCTGCTCAATTTCAAGTTCAAACTCATAAAATGACAAATGTTCAATGGATTTCCCATCCTAAACATAGCAGCGGCCAAACAAGCAATTAACCAATCACCAGTGCAAAGTTTCAGTACAATTCTGAACAACAATCAAAATAAATCTCAAGATCAAGCATCTTCACCACAC from Arachis ipaensis cultivar K30076 chromosome B02, Araip1.1, whole genome shotgun sequence harbors:
- the LOC107622363 gene encoding uncharacterized protein LOC107622363 translates to MVDEEGEFAGTICSICYEDLKPVSEDLQSISVCGHVFHELCLQQWFEYCSKAKKHTCPVCKQSCRVGDACRLYFQSVGDVVESVMHRKPFDSEEDSGVLRKEVNRLEVRLSGLSSELEKKVKEIEQLTKELGACKEKAKIEIALKNEALSQKASMQTELRMKSEELEKSTFECYSLQKRNITLAKEIAAFKLVSDIDLNEEEVLKYATLGNGFNDKDTIDTLSRSMVRRNRDYKDLIAKRNELVAKCNHLEKGEARYIKKLEKAKEKILKLKARVQELETAAEVRENHYLKSLKASKMNKCSNNLENNLSSKNDVPTTSNTPLNEQTKQTSPKSEMDLSVSNSKSLQFSRIVNCIATESKAVNVSNENKSTPALQKERDFISLDADASEFTEPLSGGSRRDCNDRYSGAALSKPTVAKSDAASERKKETTAQGTCNLADSSRIDIDVEMAKNDVIDLDDDITLLDKQVQPKVNIIKESPPIIANPGDICFSGGLLGPDGSHRYLGKWCKRRKNGESHSVNGGLIAVGADGRGGRVKVLRTAGQTFMDDKENDKESKRLKVGPKTSSLRPQGCLQIDHFFGRVNH